One genomic region from Pseudomonas hormoni encodes:
- the lgt gene encoding prolipoprotein diacylglyceryl transferase, with protein sequence MLPYPQIDPVALAIGPLKIHWYGLMYLIGIGGAWLLASRRLNRFDPTWSKEKLSDMVFWMSMGVIVGGRLGYVLFYDLSAYLANPTLIFEVWKGGMSFHGGFIGVMLAALWFGKKNNKSFFQLMDFVAPMVPIGLGAGRIGNFINAELWGKATDVPWAMIFPPFSDPAQLPRHPSQLYQFALEGVALFLILWLFSRKPRPTMAVSGMFALFYGIFRFIVEFVRVPDAQLGYLAWNWLTMGQVLCVPMIVGGLFLIWLAYHRAPATPAAAV encoded by the coding sequence ATGCTGCCTTACCCGCAGATCGACCCGGTGGCCCTGGCCATCGGTCCGCTGAAAATCCACTGGTACGGCCTGATGTACCTGATCGGCATCGGCGGTGCGTGGCTGCTGGCGTCGCGCCGGCTCAACCGTTTCGACCCGACCTGGAGCAAAGAGAAACTCTCCGACATGGTCTTCTGGATGTCGATGGGCGTTATCGTCGGCGGTCGCCTGGGCTACGTGCTGTTCTACGATCTGAGTGCTTATCTGGCCAACCCGACGCTGATTTTCGAAGTGTGGAAGGGCGGCATGTCGTTCCACGGCGGCTTCATTGGCGTGATGCTGGCGGCGTTGTGGTTCGGTAAAAAGAACAACAAGTCGTTCTTCCAGCTGATGGACTTCGTCGCACCGATGGTGCCGATCGGCCTGGGCGCCGGGCGTATCGGCAACTTCATCAATGCCGAATTGTGGGGCAAGGCGACCGACGTGCCGTGGGCGATGATCTTCCCGCCGTTCAGCGATCCGGCGCAGTTGCCGCGTCATCCGTCGCAGCTGTATCAGTTCGCGCTGGAAGGCGTGGCGCTGTTCCTGATCCTGTGGCTGTTCTCGCGCAAGCCGCGACCAACCATGGCGGTGTCCGGGATGTTCGCGCTGTTCTATGGCATCTTCCGTTTCATCGTCGAATTCGTCCGCGTACCGGACGCGCAACTGGGCTATCTGGCCTGGAACTGGCTGACCATGGGCCAAGTGCTGTGCGTGCCAATGATCGTCGGCGGTCTGTTCCTGATCTGGCTGGCGTATCACCGCGCTCCGGCGACGCCAGCGGCAGCCGTATAA
- a CDS encoding sulfite exporter TauE/SafE family protein produces the protein MEFLLYLALGACAGVLAGLFGVGGGIIIVPVLVFSFTLQGFDASILTHLAVGTSLATIIFTSVNAVREHHRRGAVRWPIFAWMTVGILLGAGFGALTAEAISGPNLQKIIGVFALIIAVQLALDVKPKASRTVPGKVGLTLAGTVIGWASAIFGIGGGSLTVPFLTWRSVPMQQAVATSSACGLPIALASALSFMILGWHDPLLPAHSLGFIYLPALLGIALTSMVFARLGARLAHRLSPKLLKRLFAALLFCVGLSFLI, from the coding sequence ATGGAATTTCTGCTCTATCTGGCGCTCGGCGCCTGTGCCGGGGTGCTGGCCGGGCTGTTTGGCGTGGGCGGCGGCATCATCATCGTCCCGGTGCTGGTGTTCAGTTTCACCCTGCAGGGCTTCGATGCGTCGATCCTGACTCACCTGGCGGTTGGCACCTCCCTGGCGACGATCATCTTCACCTCGGTCAACGCGGTGCGCGAGCACCATCGCCGCGGCGCCGTGCGCTGGCCGATTTTTGCCTGGATGACCGTCGGTATTCTGCTGGGTGCCGGTTTCGGTGCGTTGACCGCCGAAGCGATCTCCGGCCCGAACCTGCAAAAAATCATCGGCGTGTTCGCCCTGATCATCGCCGTGCAGCTGGCGCTGGACGTCAAACCCAAGGCCAGCCGAACGGTGCCGGGGAAAGTCGGTCTGACCCTGGCCGGCACAGTGATTGGCTGGGCTTCGGCGATTTTCGGGATTGGCGGCGGTTCGCTGACCGTGCCGTTCCTGACCTGGCGCAGCGTGCCGATGCAGCAAGCGGTGGCGACGTCGTCGGCGTGCGGCCTGCCCATTGCGCTGGCCAGTGCATTAAGTTTCATGATTCTGGGCTGGCACGATCCGTTGCTGCCGGCCCATAGTCTCGGTTTTATTTATTTGCCGGCGCTGCTGGGGATCGCCCTGACCAGCATGGTCTTCGCCCGCCTCGGTGCGCGACTGGCCCACAGGCTGTCGCCGAAGTTGCTGAAAAGACTGTTCGCCGCTTTGCTGTTCTGCGTAGGTTTGAGTTTTCTGATCTGA
- a CDS encoding NRDE family protein — translation MCLIVLAWRPGHAQPLIVAANRDEFYARPSLPLAQWPEAPQVYAGRDLEAGGTWLGVGANGRFAALTNIRDPHQPPARKSRGELVARFLNGEMPIDDYLGDVVGRSLEYAGFNLLIGNANELWYYNARATEAVMLQPGVYGLSNAGLDTPWPKLLKARAALETVLEDPQPEALLALLSDAQTAPFAELPDTGVGLATETLLSSVFIASQSYGTRASTALIVHADGTRHLVERSFGPYGGHLGEVEIKI, via the coding sequence ATGTGCCTGATTGTCTTAGCCTGGCGCCCGGGTCATGCCCAGCCGCTGATCGTGGCGGCCAACCGCGACGAATTCTATGCCCGGCCCAGCCTGCCCCTGGCGCAGTGGCCCGAAGCACCGCAGGTCTACGCCGGTCGAGACCTGGAAGCCGGCGGCACCTGGCTCGGTGTCGGCGCCAACGGGCGCTTCGCGGCGCTGACCAATATCCGGGATCCTCATCAACCGCCCGCTCGAAAATCTCGCGGTGAACTGGTCGCGCGATTTCTCAATGGCGAAATGCCGATTGATGACTACTTGGGCGACGTTGTAGGACGTTCGCTGGAATATGCCGGGTTTAACCTGCTGATCGGCAATGCCAATGAGTTGTGGTATTACAACGCTCGGGCGACTGAGGCGGTGATGTTGCAGCCGGGTGTTTATGGATTGTCGAATGCGGGACTGGATACGCCGTGGCCGAAGTTGCTCAAGGCACGGGCGGCGCTGGAGACGGTTCTGGAGGATCCGCAGCCTGAGGCGTTATTGGCGTTGCTGAGTGATGCGCAGACCGCGCCGTTTGCGGAGCTGCCGGATACCGGGGTGGGTTTGGCGACCGAGACGCTGTTGTCGAGTGTGTTTATTGCCAGCCAGAGTTACGGGACCCGGGCGAGTACGGCGTTGATTGTTCATGCCGATGGAACGCGGCATCTGGTTGAACGGAGTTTTGGGCCGTATGGCGGGCATTTGGGGGAAGTGGAGATAAAGATCTGA
- the ptsP gene encoding phosphoenolpyruvate--protein phosphotransferase: protein MLNTLRKIVQEVNSAKDLKAALGIIVLRVKEAMGSQVCSVYLLDPETNRFVLMATEGLNKRSIGKVSMAPNEGLVGLVGTREEPLNLENAADHPRYRYFAETGEERYASFLGAPIIHHRRVVGVLVIQQKERRQFDEGEEAFLVTMSAQLAGVIAHAEATGSIRGLGRQGKGIQEAKFVGVPGSPGAAVGTAVVMLPPADLDVVPDKTIVDIEAELGLFKTAIEGVRADMRALSAKLATQLRPEERALFDVYLMMLADEALGSEVTTVIKTGQWAQGALRQVVTDHVNRFELMDDAYLRERASDVKDLGRRLLAYLQEERQQTLVYPDNTILISEELTPAMLGEVPEGKLAGLVSVLGSGNSHVAILARAMGIPTVMGLVDLPYSKVDGIQMIVDGYHGEVYTNPSDVLRKQFAEVVEEEKQLALGLDALRDLPCVTLDGHRMPLWVNTGLLADVARAQKRGAEGVGLYRTEVPFMINQRFPSEKEQLAIYREQLAAFHPQPVTMRSLDIGGDKSLSYFPIKEDNPFLGWRGIRVTLDHPEIFLVQTRAMLKASEGLNNLRILLPMISGTHELEEALHLIHRAWGEVRDEGTDVPMPPIGVMIEIPAAVYQTKELARQVDFLSVGSNDLTQYLLAVDRNNPRVADLYDYLHPAVLQALQNVVRDAHAEGKPVSICGEMAGDPAAAVLLMAMGFDSLSMNATNLPKVKWMLRQINLSKAKELLAELMTIDNPQVIHSSLQLALKNLGLARMINPAAIKPH, encoded by the coding sequence ATGCTCAATACGCTGCGCAAGATCGTCCAGGAAGTTAACTCCGCCAAGGATCTCAAGGCGGCGTTGGGGATTATTGTGTTGCGCGTCAAAGAGGCCATGGGCAGCCAGGTCTGCTCGGTCTACCTGCTTGACCCCGAGACCAACCGCTTCGTGCTGATGGCGACCGAGGGCTTGAACAAGCGCTCGATCGGCAAAGTCAGCATGGCACCCAACGAAGGTCTGGTCGGCCTGGTCGGCACGCGTGAAGAACCCCTGAACCTCGAAAACGCCGCGGATCACCCGCGCTACCGCTACTTCGCCGAGACCGGTGAAGAGCGCTACGCCTCATTCCTCGGGGCGCCGATCATTCACCACCGGCGCGTCGTCGGCGTGTTGGTCATTCAGCAAAAAGAACGGCGCCAGTTCGATGAAGGCGAAGAAGCCTTCCTCGTGACCATGAGCGCGCAGCTCGCCGGCGTTATCGCCCACGCCGAGGCCACCGGTTCGATCCGGGGCCTGGGCCGTCAGGGCAAAGGGATTCAGGAAGCCAAGTTCGTCGGCGTACCGGGTTCGCCGGGCGCGGCGGTCGGTACGGCGGTGGTCATGTTGCCACCGGCCGATCTGGACGTGGTGCCCGACAAGACCATCGTCGACATCGAGGCCGAACTCGGGCTGTTCAAGACCGCCATCGAAGGCGTGCGCGCCGACATGCGTGCGTTGTCGGCCAAACTGGCCACGCAGTTGCGCCCGGAAGAAAGGGCCTTGTTCGACGTGTATCTGATGATGCTCGCCGACGAGGCGCTGGGCAGCGAAGTGACCACCGTGATCAAGACCGGTCAGTGGGCCCAGGGCGCGCTGCGTCAGGTGGTCACCGATCACGTCAACCGTTTCGAACTGATGGACGACGCCTACCTGCGTGAACGCGCCTCGGACGTCAAGGACCTTGGCCGCCGCTTGCTTGCCTACTTGCAGGAAGAGCGTCAGCAGACCCTGGTCTACCCTGACAACACCATCCTGATCAGCGAAGAACTGACGCCGGCGATGCTCGGCGAGGTGCCGGAAGGCAAGCTGGCGGGTCTGGTGTCGGTGCTCGGTTCCGGCAACTCCCACGTGGCGATCCTCGCGCGAGCCATGGGCATCCCGACGGTGATGGGCCTGGTCGACCTGCCGTACTCCAAGGTCGATGGCATCCAGATGATCGTCGACGGCTACCACGGTGAGGTCTACACCAACCCGAGCGACGTGCTGCGCAAGCAGTTCGCCGAAGTGGTCGAGGAAGAGAAACAACTGGCCCTCGGGCTGGATGCGTTGCGCGACTTGCCATGCGTGACCCTCGATGGCCACCGTATGCCGCTGTGGGTCAACACCGGCCTGCTGGCGGACGTGGCGCGGGCGCAGAAGCGTGGCGCCGAGGGTGTCGGTCTGTACCGCACCGAAGTGCCATTCATGATCAACCAGAGGTTCCCGAGCGAAAAGGAGCAGTTGGCGATCTACCGCGAGCAACTCGCCGCGTTCCATCCGCAACCGGTGACCATGCGCAGCCTGGACATCGGCGGCGACAAATCGCTGTCGTACTTCCCGATCAAGGAAGACAACCCGTTCCTCGGCTGGCGCGGCATTCGCGTCACCCTCGACCACCCGGAAATCTTCCTGGTGCAGACCCGCGCGATGCTCAAGGCCAGTGAAGGCCTGAACAACCTGCGGATTCTGTTGCCGATGATCTCCGGCACCCATGAACTCGAAGAAGCCCTGCACCTGATTCACCGGGCCTGGGGCGAAGTCCGCGACGAAGGCACTGACGTGCCGATGCCGCCGATCGGCGTGATGATCGAGATTCCGGCGGCTGTTTATCAGACCAAGGAACTGGCGCGGCAAGTGGACTTCCTGTCGGTCGGCTCCAACGACCTGACCCAGTACCTGCTGGCCGTGGACCGCAATAACCCACGGGTAGCCGACCTCTACGATTACCTGCACCCGGCGGTGCTGCAAGCGTTGCAGAACGTGGTGCGTGATGCCCATGCCGAAGGCAAACCGGTGAGCATCTGCGGCGAAATGGCCGGTGACCCGGCGGCGGCGGTGCTGTTGATGGCGATGGGGTTCGACAGTCTGTCGATGAACGCCACCAACTTGCCGAAGGTGAAGTGGATGCTGCGTCAGATCAACCTGAGCAAGGCCAAGGAATTGCTCGCGGAGCTGATGACCATCGACAACCCGCAAGTGATCCACAGCTCGCTGCAGTTGGCGCTGAAGAACCTTGGGTTGGCGCGGATGATCAATCCGGCGGCGATCAAACCCCACTAA
- a CDS encoding RNA pyrophosphohydrolase, which translates to MIDPDGFRPNVGIILTNDAGQVLWARRINQDAWQFPQGGINPQETPEDALYRELNEEVGLEREDVEILACTRGWLRYRLPQRLVRTHSQPLCIGQKQKWFLLRLTSNEQRVRMDLTGKPEFDGWRWVSYWYPLGQVVTFKREVYRRALKELAPRLLARD; encoded by the coding sequence GTGATCGACCCCGATGGTTTCCGCCCCAATGTCGGGATCATTCTCACGAATGATGCCGGACAGGTGCTATGGGCTCGCCGTATCAATCAAGATGCCTGGCAGTTTCCGCAGGGTGGTATCAACCCCCAGGAGACGCCGGAAGACGCCTTGTACCGCGAGTTGAACGAAGAAGTGGGTCTGGAGCGCGAAGATGTTGAAATTCTCGCCTGCACCCGGGGCTGGTTGCGCTATCGTTTGCCGCAACGTCTGGTCCGTACCCACAGCCAACCGCTGTGCATCGGCCAGAAACAGAAATGGTTTCTCCTGCGCCTGACCTCCAACGAGCAGCGGGTGCGGATGGATTTGACCGGTAAACCGGAATTCGATGGCTGGCGCTGGGTCAGTTATTGGTATCCGTTGGGCCAGGTGGTGACATTCAAGCGCGAGGTGTATCGACGCGCTCTCAAAGAGCTTGCCCCGCGCCTTTTAGCGCGCGACTGA
- a CDS encoding HAD family hydrolase, translating into MRLALFDLDNTLLGGDSDHAWGDYLCERGFLDAVAYKARNDEFYQDYLAGKLDNDAYLNFCLEVLGRTEMATLDQWHLDYMRDCIEPIVLPKGLELLAKHREAGDKLVIITATNRFVTGPIAQRLGVETLIATECEMVDGRYTGRSTDVPCFREGKVTRLARWLEETGHSLEDSYFYSDSMNDLPLLEQVANPVAVDPDPNLRAEAEKRGWPVISLRN; encoded by the coding sequence ATGCGGCTGGCTTTATTCGACTTGGACAACACGCTTTTGGGCGGCGACAGTGACCACGCCTGGGGCGATTACCTGTGCGAACGCGGCTTCCTCGACGCCGTCGCCTACAAGGCACGCAACGATGAGTTCTATCAGGACTACCTGGCCGGCAAGCTCGATAACGATGCCTACCTGAACTTTTGCCTGGAAGTCCTCGGCCGCACCGAGATGGCCACGCTGGATCAATGGCACCTCGATTACATGCGCGACTGCATCGAACCGATCGTGCTGCCCAAGGGGCTCGAGCTGCTGGCCAAGCACCGCGAGGCGGGTGACAAACTGGTGATCATCACCGCCACCAACCGTTTCGTCACCGGGCCGATTGCCCAGCGGTTGGGCGTCGAAACCCTGATCGCCACCGAGTGCGAAATGGTCGATGGCCGTTACACCGGACGCAGCACCGACGTTCCGTGCTTTCGCGAAGGCAAGGTGACGCGGCTGGCTCGTTGGCTGGAAGAGACCGGGCATTCGCTGGAAGACAGTTACTTCTACAGCGACTCGATGAATGATTTGCCGTTGCTGGAGCAGGTGGCGAATCCGGTGGCGGTTGATCCGGACCCGAATCTGCGCGCCGAAGCCGAGAAGCGTGGCTGGCCGGTGATTAGTCTGCGCAACTGA
- a CDS encoding DUF2269 domain-containing protein, translating to METLTALKVAHMVATVVLLVCALGLGIWVWRTRRNGDATAASRTLQRPRVFIWLLMGLALLSMPFTGWWMVHLVGWPLGQTWLLGSSVLYALAALGWFWLLVRLNRLRTAPGGSGKFTFALALFSFVCFIAIAGLMGAKPV from the coding sequence ATGGAAACGTTAACCGCCCTGAAAGTGGCGCACATGGTGGCGACGGTGGTGTTGCTGGTGTGTGCGCTGGGCCTGGGGATCTGGGTCTGGCGGACTCGGCGTAATGGCGACGCAACGGCGGCAAGCCGCACCCTGCAACGGCCGCGTGTATTCATCTGGCTGTTGATGGGGCTGGCGCTGCTGAGCATGCCGTTTACCGGTTGGTGGATGGTGCATCTGGTGGGTTGGCCGCTGGGGCAGACGTGGTTGCTGGGATCGAGTGTGCTTTATGCCTTGGCGGCGTTGGGGTGGTTCTGGTTGCTGGTGCGGCTTAACAGGCTGCGCACTGCGCCGGGAGGTAGCGGCAAGTTCACCTTCGCCTTGGCTCTGTTCAGTTTTGTTTGTTTTATCGCAATAGCGGGATTGATGGGCGCGAAGCCGGTTTAA
- the ilvA gene encoding threonine ammonia-lyase, biosynthetic, with translation MLEQYVKKILTSRVYDVAVETPLQTARQLSERLGNSILLKREDLQPVFSFKIRGAYNKLTQLSDEERARGVVTASAGNHAQGLALAAKVLGVKATIVMPKTTPEIKVEGVRSRGGKVVLHGDSFPEALAYSLKLVDEKGYVYIHPYDDPHTIAGQGTVAMEILRQHPGRLDAIFVPVGGGGLIAGIAAYVKYLRPEIKIIGVEPDDSNCLQAAMAAGERVVLPTVGLFADGVAVAQIGQHTFDICKDYVDEVITVSTDEICAAIKDIYDDTRSITEPAGALGVAGIKKYVEQHAVTGHTFVAIDSGANVNFDRLRHVAERAELGEGREAIIAVTIPEKPGSFKAFCEAIGKRQITEFNYRYNTGSEAHIFVGVQTHPENDPRSALIASLTEQGFPVLDLTDNELAKLHIRHMVGGRAAQVVDEVVLRFEFPERPGALFNFLNKLGGRWNISMFHYRNHGAADGRVVAGLQVPHEERHLVPAALEEIGYPYWDESDNPAYQLFLG, from the coding sequence ATGCTCGAACAGTACGTCAAAAAGATCCTCACCTCGCGCGTTTATGACGTTGCCGTAGAAACCCCATTGCAGACTGCCCGCCAGCTCTCCGAGCGGCTGGGCAACAGTATTTTGCTCAAGCGTGAAGACTTGCAGCCGGTGTTCTCGTTCAAGATTCGCGGTGCCTACAACAAGCTCACGCAGCTGAGCGATGAAGAGCGCGCTCGCGGCGTAGTGACGGCTTCGGCGGGCAACCACGCGCAGGGCCTGGCCCTGGCAGCGAAAGTGCTGGGTGTGAAAGCCACCATCGTCATGCCCAAGACCACTCCCGAGATCAAAGTCGAAGGCGTACGTTCCCGCGGCGGCAAAGTGGTACTGCACGGGGATTCGTTCCCGGAAGCCCTGGCCTACTCGCTGAAACTGGTCGACGAAAAAGGCTACGTCTACATTCACCCGTACGACGATCCCCACACCATTGCCGGGCAGGGCACGGTGGCCATGGAGATTCTGCGCCAGCACCCTGGGCGTCTGGATGCGATCTTCGTTCCGGTGGGCGGCGGTGGGCTGATCGCCGGTATCGCGGCGTACGTGAAATACCTGCGCCCGGAAATCAAAATCATCGGCGTCGAGCCGGACGATTCCAATTGCCTGCAAGCTGCGATGGCCGCCGGCGAGCGCGTGGTGCTACCGACCGTGGGCCTCTTCGCCGACGGTGTCGCGGTCGCTCAGATCGGGCAGCACACCTTCGACATCTGCAAAGACTATGTTGATGAAGTGATCACGGTCAGCACCGACGAAATCTGCGCGGCCATCAAGGATATCTACGACGATACCCGCTCGATCACTGAACCAGCCGGCGCTCTGGGTGTGGCCGGGATCAAGAAGTACGTCGAGCAGCACGCCGTCACAGGCCACACCTTCGTGGCCATCGATTCCGGCGCCAACGTCAACTTCGACCGCTTGCGTCACGTCGCCGAACGCGCTGAGCTGGGCGAGGGTCGCGAAGCCATCATCGCCGTGACCATCCCCGAGAAACCGGGTAGCTTCAAGGCGTTCTGCGAAGCCATCGGCAAGCGCCAGATCACCGAATTCAACTACCGCTACAACACCGGCAGCGAAGCGCACATCTTCGTTGGCGTGCAGACGCACCCGGAAAACGATCCGCGCAGCGCGTTGATTGCCAGCCTGACCGAGCAGGGTTTCCCGGTGCTGGACCTCACCGACAACGAACTGGCCAAGTTGCACATCCGGCACATGGTCGGTGGCCGCGCGGCGCAGGTTGTTGATGAAGTGGTGCTGCGCTTTGAGTTTCCGGAGCGGCCGGGCGCGCTGTTCAACTTCCTCAACAAACTCGGCGGCCGCTGGAACATCTCGATGTTCCACTACCGCAACCACGGCGCGGCGGATGGCCGCGTGGTCGCGGGGCTGCAAGTGCCTCACGAGGAACGTCATCTGGTGCCCGCAGCGCTGGAAGAAATCGGCTACCCATACTGGGACGAAAGCGACAACCCGGCCTATCAGCTGTTTCTCGGCTGA